One window of Suricata suricatta isolate VVHF042 chromosome 6, meerkat_22Aug2017_6uvM2_HiC, whole genome shotgun sequence genomic DNA carries:
- the DUSP1 gene encoding dual specificity protein phosphatase 1 yields MSDRDLRGSQGSSKEGEAAESPARRPLTQSKGSLGFGSERTRLALFLESRCPALGFRGQRPPQTGTLGALGPAMVLEVGSLDAGGLRTLLRERAAQCLLLDCRSFFAFNAGHIAGSVNVRFSTIVRRRAKGAMGLEHIVPNAELRGRLLAGAYHAVVLLDERSASLDGAKRDSTLALAAGALCREARAAQVFFLKGGYEAFSASCPELCSKQSTPMGLSLPLSTSVPDSAESGCSSCSTPLYDQGGPVEILPFLYLGSAYHASRKDMLDALGITALINVSANCPNHFEGHYQYKSIPVEDNHKADISSWFNEAIDFIDSIKNAGGRVFVHCQAGISRSATICLAYLMRTNRVKLDEAFEFVKQRRSIISPNFSFMGQLLQFESQVLAPHCSAEAGSPAMAVLDRSTSTTTVFNFPVSIPVHSTNSALSYLQSPITTSPSC; encoded by the exons ATGTCTGATCGTGACCTGAGGGGCAGTCAGGGTAGCAGCAAAGAAGGCGAGGCGGCTGAGAGTCCCGCACGACGTCCCCTCACTCAGTCTAAAGGCAGTTTGGGTTTCGGCTCAGAGAGAACCAGGCTCGCGCTTTTCCTCGAAAGCCGTTGCCCTGCCCTTGGCTTCCGAGGACAAAGACCACCTCAAACAGGCACGCTGGGAGCGCTGGGGCCGGCCATGGTTTTGGAAGTGGGCTCCCTGGACGCCGGAGGCTTGCGGACGCTGCTGCGAGAGCGcgcagcacagtgcctgctgctGGACTGTCGCTCCTTCTTTGCTTTCAACGCCGGCCACATCGCCGGCTCGGTCAACGTGCGCTTCAGCACCATCGTGCGGCGCCGGGCCAAGGGCGCCATGGGCCTGGAGCACATTGTGCCCAACGCCGAGCTCCGCGGCCGCCTGCTGGCCGGCGCCTACCACGCCGTGGTGCTGCTGGACGAGCGCAGCGCCTCCCTGGACGGCGCCAAGCGCGACAGCACCCTGGCCCTGGCCGCTGGCGCGCTCTGCCGAGAGGCGCGCGCCGCGCAAGTCTTCTTCCTCAAAG GAGGATATGAAGCTTTTTCGGCTTCCTGCCCAGAGCTGTGCAGCAAACAGTCGACCCCCATGGGGCTCAGCCTTCCCCTGAGTACTAGCGTCCCTGACAGCGCTGAATCAGGGTGCAGTTCTTGCAGCACCCCGCTCTATGATCAG GGTGGCCCTGTGGAGATCCTGCCGTTTCTGTACCTGGGTAGTGCCTATCATGCTTCCCGAAAAGACATGCTGGACGCCTTGGGCATCACCGCCTTGATCAACGTCTCAGCCAACTGTCCCAACCATTTTGAGGGTCACTACCAGTACAAGAGCATCCCCGTGGAAGACAATCACAAGGCGGACATCAGCTCCTGGTTCAACGAGGCCATTGACTTCATAG ACTCCATCAAGAACGCTGGAGGACGGGTGTTCGTCCACTGCCAGGCAGGCATTTCCCGATCGGCCACCATCTGCCTTGCTTACCTCATGAGGACTAACCGAGTCAAGCTGGATGAGGCCTTTGAGTTTGTGAAGCAGAGGAGAAGCATCATTTCCCCCAACTTCAGCTTCATGGGCCAGCTGCTGCAGTTTGAGTCCCAGGTCCTGGCCCCACACTGCTCAGCAGAGGCTGGGAGCCCAGCCATGGCTGTGCTGGACCGCAGCACCTCCACTACCACCGTCTTCAACTTCCCTGTCTCCATCCCCGTCCACTCCACGAACAGTGCATTGAGCTACCTTCAGAGCCCCATCACGACCTCTCCCAGCTGCTGA